One part of the Glycine max cultivar Williams 82 chromosome 14, Glycine_max_v4.0, whole genome shotgun sequence genome encodes these proteins:
- the LOC100780494 gene encoding protein LIGHT-DEPENDENT SHORT HYPOCOTYLS 6, giving the protein MDAASGAAPAALAAPQSEGSPAAPSRYESQKRRDWNTFLQYLRNHKPPLTLARCSGAHVIEFLKYLDQFGKTKVHILGCPYFGHPNPPAPCACPLKQAWGSLDALIGRLRAAFEENGGRPESNPFATRAVRIYLREIREGQAKARGIPYEKKKRKRTIVTTTVTAAATVMSTITGSSPNNTITNGAGSSTGNTTNGAGVSEPSAAATATPNVTTAAAV; this is encoded by the coding sequence ATGGACGCTGCATCAGGGGCAGCGCCTGCGGCGTTGGCGGCTCCCCAATCAGAGGGATCACCGGCTGCGCCGAGCCGCTACGAGTCGCAGAAGCGACGCGACTGGAACACGTTCTTGCAGTACCTGAGGAACCACAAGCCACCATTGACGCTGGCGCGGTGCAGTGGCGCGCACGTGATCGAGTTTTTGAAGTACCTCGACCAGTTCGGGAAGACTAAGGTACACATCTTGGGGTGCCCGTATTTCGGACACCCCAACCCACCTGCCCCTTGTGCCTGTCCTCTTAAACAGGCTTGGGGCAGTCTGGACGCCCTAATTGGACGACTCAGGGCGGCCTTCGAAGAAAATGGAGGCCGTCCTGAGTCTAATCCATTTGCAACTAGGGCTGTCCGAATTTACCTCAGAGAGATAAGAGAAGGTCAGGCCAAGGCAAGAGGAATCCCCTACGAGAAGAAGAAACGCAAGAGAACTATTGTCACCACTACTGTCACCGCCGCAGCCACCGTTATGTCTACCATAACGGGTAGTAGTCCTAATAATACTATTACAAACGGTGCTGGTAGTAGCACTGGTAACACTACTAACGGAGCTGGTGTTAGTGAACCTTCTGCTGCTGCTACTGCTACACCTAATGTTACTACTGCTGCTGCCGtatag
- the LOC102664191 gene encoding basic leucine zipper 61 yields the protein MGDLKIRGDIVEEQLWPQKPTLIKPIPQRAQANVPIGVGPSFQQRQKPSKPLPKLATIPENDNLSTEENTTNEGGAAFVDANNQNISNEAQANTEQEMERKFRRTISNRFSARRSRLKKLAYMAELESKAKSFENTISLLREQIAAEQNEQKLLQIEHHTLKFQMAACEKQRIVLEAEFKKNKAEADRLCELQSRMNA from the exons atgggAGACCTTAAGATTAGAGGTGACATAGTTGAAGAGCAATTATGGCCACAGAAACCCACTCTAATTAAGCCTATTCCTCAAAGAGCTCAAGCTAATGTACCTATAGGCGTTGGTCCATCCTTTCAACAAAGGCAAAAACCCTCTAAGCCACTTCCTAAGCTTGCCACCATTCCAGAAAATGACAATCTTTCTACAGAGGAAAACACTACTAATGAAGGTGGCGCAGCTTTTGTTGATGCTAATAATCAAAACATTTCCAATGAAGCCCAAGCAAACACTGAGCAAGAAATGGAGAGGAAGTTTAGGCG AACCATATCAAACCGATTTTCTGCACGGAGATCAAGATTGAAGAAACTTGCTTACATGGCGGAGTTGGAGAGCAAAGCGAAATCTTTCGAG AATACCATAAGCCTTCTCCGTGAACAAATTGCAGCCGAACAAAACGAGCAAAAGTTGTTGCAAATTGAGCATCATACATTGAAATTCCAAATGGCTGCTTGTGAAAAGCAAAGAATTGTTCTAGAAG CTGAgtttaaaaagaacaaagcagAAGCAGATAGGTTGTGTGAACTTCAAAGCAGAATGAATGCATAA